Below is a genomic region from Nitrospira sp..
ATGGACGATGGAGCCGACGTCGTGTCGCACCTCCATTCAAAGCGGAAGGACCTCCTTCGCAACGTGATCGGCGGCACCGAGGAAACCACCACCGGCGTAATCCGCCTCCGAAGCATGGCGGAGAAGAAGGTCCTGAAGTTCCCCGTTATCTCGGTCAACGACGCCGACACCAAACACATGTTCGATAACCGGTACGGCACCGGCCAATCGACGATGGACGGCATCGTGCGCGCGACCAACAGGCTCGTCTGCGGTTCAGTCGTCGTCGTGGTTGGCTACGGTTGGTGCGGGCGAGGGATTGCCATGCGGGCCAAGGGGATGGGAGCCGATGTCATCGTGACTGAGATCGATCCGTTGAAGGGACTGGAAGCGGTCATGGACGGATTCCGGGTCATGCCGATGGAGCAGGCGGCTCCCATCGGAGATTTCTTTGTCACCGTCACGGGCAACATCCACGTGATTCGCGGCGAGCACTTTGCAGTCATGAAAGACGGTGCGATCGTCTGCAACAGCGGCCACTTCAATGTGGAGCTGGACATTCCGGCTTTGGAGCGGCTGGCCAAGAAACGTCGCATCGTGAGGACGGGAGTCGAAGAATTCACCTTCAAAAAGAACGGCCATCGCGTCAGCCTGCTCGGCGAAGGACGACTCGTCAACCTCGCCACTGCCGAAGGCCATCCGTCGAGCGTGATGGACATGAGCTTCGCGAATCAGGCGCTCGGCGCGGAATATATCGGCAAGCACTACAAGATGCTGGAGAAAAAAGTCTATCCGGTCCCCCCAGCCATCGACAAGGAAATCGCGCGGCTGAAGCTCGCCGGTATGGGCGTGCAGATCGACATGTTGACGGCGGAACAGAAAAAGTATCTCGCATCCTGGGAAATGGGGACGTAATCGTGGGTCCTGTCGTCGATCATCGCTCGGTCCGGCCGCCTCACCATCTCGGCAGCGCGCACAGGCGTGGCGCTTTTTATTCATCGCGCCGTGCGCCCTCTTACCCCGCCCGGTGTAGGGACCCCGCTGCGAGCGAGTGGCTGATCGACGCCACCCGCTGAAAGCCCTTTCCCAGTCTGCTTCGTGGAGTAGAACAAGAGGCCGCCTCAGCTGAGGCGGCCGTTGTTTTCTTGGCACCCGACAAGCGCGCCGTTTTGGTTCAGCAAGAGCGGTGACCCGGCGCCGCCTTGATGGTCGTCCAAAGAGTCTTTCACCGTTCTCCGCTTGCGTGCGTGATATCGCTCTCGGTGGACTGGCGACAAGATCAGATCTACCCACTGATAAAGCACTGCAGGTAAGTAACCGAGATGATAAATCTCACTCGCTCTCAACTGTTATTAGACACGGGAATTTTTGATGCCCGCTCACGAGCTTCAGCCTCAAGCCTTTGAGAAGCTTCAGCGCCTAGAGCTTGGTAACCCTTCGGACTAGCGAAGCCTCGCTTAAAAACAGTATCTGCGATGTCCTCGCGTCCAAAAATTGCCCCGAGTAAATGAACGAGTTAGAAGAGGAAGCCACTGAAACAAGAACCATTGGTCTGTATTACCTACACAAGAGTGGGTGGTCAGGCCTGCGGAAGCGAATGGAGCGGAAGCGAGGGCACTGCGCTTGCTGGAACGCTGTGGTCCGAAGCATGAGGACGGCGGCGCATGTTCGAAGTTCAGGTCTAACGGAGTGGGGCCTGAACAAGTTTGCGATGCCGAGCAGCCTGCGGCTTGCGCGGTCGAGTCGGAGCGATGAGCAGAGCAGGCCTGGCCGCCCCGTCTGCTTAACGAAGTACTTTGCCTTGAGGTACGACACCGATGATTCGCAGCGGCCCCCCGGTGCCGCCGGCGATTTTCATCGGCAGAGCGATCACGTCAAATCCACGTTCTGGAAGTTGGCTGAGGCCGGCGAGGTTTTCGAACACCGGCACATTATTGGAGAGCAACGCCACGTGCGTTTCAAACTTGGTTGACTGTCCATAATCGATCGAGGCGGTATCGATCCCGACGGCCTTGACCCGTCGCTCGCGCACCAGCCACGTCGCCGCATCGGGATGTAAGCCGGGAAAATGCAGGGCTGCGACTCCCTCCAATCCTCTGAGTTCGGTTCCGAGATACTCCTTCCTGGACGGCCAATATCGACTCAAGCCCGTGTTGAATAACACTATGGCATGGGCCGGTATCCGGCCGTGGGTGGATTCCCATCGCTCAAGGTCCTGGACCACGATGCGGTAATCGCGATCCCTGGCGCACCGCTCTGCGACGTCGACGCGAATCGCACTGCCGACCAGACGCTCGATGGGAACCTGATCGAGCGTCTGTTTCCCTCTGGAAAAATGAATCGGCGCGTCGATGTGGGTGCCGCCATGCTCGGGAAGCTCCAGGCGATTGGAGGCATAGTAATAGCCACGGGGCATGTCCTCTGCATGCTGCACGACCAGTTTGACGTCCTGCTCGGTGGGCCACACGATCGTCTCGCTTCCAAAGGCATGGGTCAGGTCGACCAACCGAGATTGCTGCAAAGCCAACGAATAGGGTTGGAGGAGGCTTTCCGCACATCCAACGCTTGCCGTCATCACGAGTATGGCCAGGCTCCTCATCAATCCGCGTGGACGGTAATTCCTGTCGGACACACGCTTGCTCTCCATGACTCCTCCTGGTTCGGTTTGGCTCTTGGAGAATATCTCCTATTGCGCTCAAAGATCCAACCACCAAGACTCGAGGTATTCCTGGGCACCTCTCAAGGAGATCGAGAAGGAAGCCGTCGGACGGCTCACGATCGGCACCCTGCCGGTGGCCCGTGGCTGCTACTGCAAAACCCCTCGTTTTGCTTTCTGGATTGGAAGAGCCATGCTAGGTTGATGGAGCACAGAGTTCCGACTAAGGGAGGGTTCCATGCTGGAAACCATCATCGTTGCCGCGGCCCTGTATGTATGCCCAGGCGAAGTCTATACCGATACCCCTCGCGCCGGTTGCCAGCCGCTACAGGAATCAAATCGAGAAGGTTTCAGCACGATTCCCGAATCGCCGGAGTTCACTTCCAAATCGTCTGCTCCAGCCGGGGAGAGCATCAAATCCATGAGGGATGGGCAGTCCAGAATTCCTGCCGCTTCCGCCGAGGAATGCGCCATGTACGAGGAATGGGTCAAGCTCTCAACCAAATCGAGCAGCCTGGGAGCTCGAGACCTCTCGCCGACCGAATTCGAACGATGGACGAACCTCAAACAGGTCTTTGGAAACAGTCCTCCGCCCAATTGCCGGTAGTCTCCTCCCCTTCTGTTCGGAGGCCCCTGGCCGGTTGATGGTCTGCTCCCGAGACTACCCGGTCTTGGACATCGACGAGAATGTCCTGGGTCCATCCTCACCGCCCGCCTCGGTTGAGTCCCTGCTCCCTCCTGCTCCGCTATATCGGTATCGGCAAAGATCTCGATGACATGGACTCGCCCGTCGTGCATGACCTAGCTAGGCCGCACAGGAACCCGAAATGAACCACTCGGCGAGCGATCCGTTCAAATTCTTATGGATCGGTACAGGGTTCATCCTGTATCTATATGGATCTCGATAGGAATTTGAAATGCTTCGCCGGCCGCTCTCTTCGTGTCAGATCCGTAAACCATGTTTTGTCGAACGACCTCCCGTCGTGAAGTAAGGAAAGGATCCTCATGATCTGCCGAGCTTTTGGTATCGCACTTGTCTGCCTCGTGGCTGTGCAACCTTGGGAGGGAGCTCAGGCTTTTACCCTGGGGCCGGCTGAAATCGAAGTTGAGCCCTATGCGAAAGGGGGAACGATCGCTTGGGATGAATTACAGGGGATCGGAGGGCATAAGTCCCTCGTCGCGTTGGGGATCAATGCCTTGGCGCGCTTCGATCGTCTTGGCGTCGGCTTCAACTTCGAGAATTGGTGGCTGGGAGAGAAGCTGGACGATGACGCAGGGATTATTCCCAATGAGGGACGCCGCTTCTATACCGATCTGCGCTATGGCTTTCGACCGACCGAAAGCCTTGAACTGTATCCCTTTGCCGGTGTGGGCTACGAGCATTGGAGCCGGGATGACGCAGTCAACTCCTGGACCTCCATCAATTTTCCCTATGCAGCAGTTGGCGGGGGAGCCGAATACGAGCATTGCTACGCGAAAATCGGATTGCTGATGCCCTTTGCTGCGACGGCCGATGTGGGACCGAACCCCACGTCACGGATCGGGGTTACGGCGGATGCCGGCCTCCGGTTGTTCAATTTCACCGTGGGAGTATTTTTCAGGTCGGTCGGGTTCGAAGATCCGGACGCCAAAATGGTTCAAGCCGGGGTGATGTTGGGTTACAGATTCCAGTAATGCCGACCGTCAGCTGTCGGAGGGGTTGACTCGGTATCAGTCCGGTGTATAGCCTAAAAGAGCACGAAGGAGAGGCTGCTCATGTCCGTCATGTGCTCCCTCGCAGTCTGTAAGGCGCAGGAAGGCCTCTGCAGTCATGAGAAGGCGATGCTCGGTCTCGCCTTGCTCACGGTCGCCGGTCTGGGCGCTTATTTCCTGATCGGTTGATCGGAGCTGCGGATCAGCCGTAGTCAGCCGCGCGGGCGAAGAGCCGCCCCGAGGGTGTTGGTGTGGTCACGCAAGCGCGACGCTGAATTGCCGCTCCTCTCAAGTCAGCGCCATCAACCGACAGTATCCACAGGTCGTGCTCCCCAACCGATCGCACCGGGTCCCATCGCGGTCCGCGCTCAATCCACGAAATCCATGTCCGGTTTAACCGGCAGCTACGGTGTAGCGAGGACACCGACCTGCGGGGTGCCTGAAGAAGCCGGATGACGGCGGCTTCGTTTTGGTCGACGTGAAAACAATTGAGGGAGGGAACCGCGTCTACCCTGCGTTGACGGCCCGTTTGACCGTTCCCGAATGAGGAAGCTTGGAGACCATGGGCAGTCCCGCCATGGCTTGATTGATCGCCATCAGCAGGTCTTCACGGCTGAATGGTTTCTGCAGACACAGGGCTCCTCCGACTTCGATGCCAAGCGCCTTCAGCGCCGCTTCATCATGACCCGACATGAACACCACATGGCACTTTTTCCTAATACGGAGGATTTGCTCGATAAGGTCACACCCGTGAACGCGAGGATATTGCTCATGTCCGGACCTCAGTTGCAGAACCGGTGGACGCAGGACGAGGTCGACCAACAGCAAATGAATCGGTCCACTATGGCTGGTACAGATCTGCAGGGCTTCCGAACTCCCTGGCGCTTTGAGGACCTTGCAGTCCACATCTTCGAGTGTGCGGGCGCACAGATGCAGCACGTCGGGGTCGTCCTCAACAACGAGGACCGTGCAGGGAGCCTTGCCTGCCTTCGGCTGAAGCGCCTGAGCCGAGACCTGCCGGTTGCTCTCGGCCGTGGCTCGACTGATGTACGGGAGGTCCTCGGCAGACCGTTGGATGAACTCCACCCCGAAGGATCCAGCCTGGACCCATCTGACTCGAGCCATGCCGATCAGCACCGGATGGGGCGCCTTGGGAATGGCGAGCCGCAGCCGCACGTAACTTCCACGAGGCACGGGACTGCTGCTTTCAATCCGACAGCCGTTGATATTCAGATCGAGCGTATACCCCTTTCCTTTGATCGACACGTCTTCCGAAATGCCTTGGAATTCGACCTGAATCCTGATCAGGGTACGCGATCGTCTGGGAGCGCGGTGCATCGCCGTGAAGCCTTTCGTACCGGTTCTATAGTTCTAATTGTTCTCTAAGTTTTCTATCGTAGTGCGGCGGCTTCGTCAAGAAAACCGGCGGAATAGACGATTCCGTGCGAGCACCGGCCAAGGCCTTGTCGACGGAACCGGAAGCTGTTCGCTATAATCTGTCGGTAATCGGTACTCACCCCCCATGACACATCCCCATGGCTCGCACCATCCATCCCTGGCTCGAACTCTGATCTTGGATGAATTGTTCGATCTCTTCCTGTATCGCAAGCTCCGTGAGATCACGCGCGACCGTGACGCACAACAGACTCTGGACGCGCTGATCGCGATCGAGATCGACCACCTGGCATTCTGGAAACGATTCTTCTCAATGGATATCGAGCACTTGGATCTGAGCCGATCCATCAAGCTGCAGCTTCTCATCCTCACCTGCCGCTGCTTCGGCATCACCGCCGTGCATCTGGTGCTGGAAGCCATTGAGGTTCACGGGGTTCGGAAGTACCTTGCGTTGTGGAAAGAGTTTCAGGACCAACCGTCGGGAGCGGCTCTCCGCGACGTTCTGATGGACGAGTTCAAGCATGAAGACGTGCTGGTGACCAGTCTGACCGAACGGAAGATCAATGCTGAGAAGGTCCGCAATATCTTCTTGGGTCTCAATGACGGTTTGGTGGAAATTCTCGGCGCCGTCAGCGGCTTCTTCGGAGCCTTCGGCAGCGCGACGCTGGTGCTGATCGCCTCATCGACGACCGCGGTGGCCGGTGCGCTTTCGATGGCGGCGGGAGCCTTCCTGGCGCTCAATTCCGAACAGGAGGTCAGAGCGACCGAAAGCGCCAAGAAAATGTTTCTGGGGGAACCATTCGAATCGACGGTCATGGCGGAGCAGCCGCTCGCATCGGCTGCCTTCGTAGGGATCGCCTACCTCTTCGGTGCGACCATCCCGGTGCTACCGGTGCTTCTCGGCGCGGCTGACGCCGTCTTGTCCGTGATCACAGCCGGCCTGATGGTCGTCGTGATCTCGGCCATCCTGTCTTTTCTGTCCGGTATGGACATCAAGCGGCGAATCCTGCTGAACTTGGCGATCATTACCGTAGCCGTAAGCGTCAGTTACGGGATCGGGGTTCTCGCCAAGGGCATCTGGGGAATCGCCTTGTAGGACATCGCCGACTCTCGTGAGGGATCTCGGGGTCACAGGCGGTACACTCTCCGTTATCACGCCCCCCGCGATCAGACCGTTGAGTTGCGCGGCACGAGGTAACGGCTGCCCAAGGATCCGATGGTCCAAGCATGGATGATGTCCACCCCTCTGACTTTCTGTTCGTCCAGAAAGTCCATCGGCAGATTACTCATCAGCACACCAGCCCCTCAGCGCCAGGCCGTGATTACGGCCTTCCTTAGCCGGAGCGGCTCGAGGATCACGGCAAAGTCTAGAACGGCCGTGGCGGGCGGG
It encodes:
- a CDS encoding cyclase family protein, with the translated sequence MESKRVSDRNYRPRGLMRSLAILVMTASVGCAESLLQPYSLALQQSRLVDLTHAFGSETIVWPTEQDVKLVVQHAEDMPRGYYYASNRLELPEHGGTHIDAPIHFSRGKQTLDQVPIERLVGSAIRVDVAERCARDRDYRIVVQDLERWESTHGRIPAHAIVLFNTGLSRYWPSRKEYLGTELRGLEGVAALHFPGLHPDAATWLVRERRVKAVGIDTASIDYGQSTKFETHVALLSNNVPVFENLAGLSQLPERGFDVIALPMKIAGGTGGPLRIIGVVPQGKVLR
- a CDS encoding VIT1/CCC1 transporter family protein, whose amino-acid sequence is MTHPHGSHHPSLARTLILDELFDLFLYRKLREITRDRDAQQTLDALIAIEIDHLAFWKRFFSMDIEHLDLSRSIKLQLLILTCRCFGITAVHLVLEAIEVHGVRKYLALWKEFQDQPSGAALRDVLMDEFKHEDVLVTSLTERKINAEKVRNIFLGLNDGLVEILGAVSGFFGAFGSATLVLIASSTTAVAGALSMAAGAFLALNSEQEVRATESAKKMFLGEPFESTVMAEQPLASAAFVGIAYLFGATIPVLPVLLGAADAVLSVITAGLMVVVISAILSFLSGMDIKRRILLNLAIITVAVSVSYGIGVLAKGIWGIAL
- the ahcY gene encoding adenosylhomocysteinase, encoding MDYDVRDIKLADQGKLKIEWAEVTMPVLRLIRKRFKRQQPLKGVRVTACLHVTTETANLAITLKAGGADVRLCASNPLSTQDDVAAALVQHEGIPTFAIKGEDNATYYRHIESAIAHRPHLTMDDGADVVSHLHSKRKDLLRNVIGGTEETTTGVIRLRSMAEKKVLKFPVISVNDADTKHMFDNRYGTGQSTMDGIVRATNRLVCGSVVVVVGYGWCGRGIAMRAKGMGADVIVTEIDPLKGLEAVMDGFRVMPMEQAAPIGDFFVTVTGNIHVIRGEHFAVMKDGAIVCNSGHFNVELDIPALERLAKKRRIVRTGVEEFTFKKNGHRVSLLGEGRLVNLATAEGHPSSVMDMSFANQALGAEYIGKHYKMLEKKVYPVPPAIDKEIARLKLAGMGVQIDMLTAEQKKYLASWEMGT
- a CDS encoding response regulator, translated to MHRAPRRSRTLIRIQVEFQGISEDVSIKGKGYTLDLNINGCRIESSSPVPRGSYVRLRLAIPKAPHPVLIGMARVRWVQAGSFGVEFIQRSAEDLPYISRATAESNRQVSAQALQPKAGKAPCTVLVVEDDPDVLHLCARTLEDVDCKVLKAPGSSEALQICTSHSGPIHLLLVDLVLRPPVLQLRSGHEQYPRVHGCDLIEQILRIRKKCHVVFMSGHDEAALKALGIEVGGALCLQKPFSREDLLMAINQAMAGLPMVSKLPHSGTVKRAVNAG